In one Trichlorobacter lovleyi SZ genomic region, the following are encoded:
- a CDS encoding PEGA domain-containing protein — MTRTMHHLLMLLLGSLLSILATGCSMPVLKQDIPVSTNPVGARIYADGQFAGVTPARVSLERNRSHILTLVKENYRQADVVITNQYQKERVYLKAIQSGINSGLFFKNASMGMGSGMNSISNQEETGEAYILTPPAVSVSLMPLSGSAAAASLQAPTATAAYPESDRNAAMGQGEMTKELLKMGAGAALSQTAPIGKETSSSSSRNYVTSDGTRVQEKTTTSVGVKVNPAGLIGVLDTLFQ, encoded by the coding sequence ATGACCAGAACAATGCATCACCTTTTAATGCTGTTGCTCGGCTCGTTGCTGAGTATCCTTGCAACAGGCTGCAGCATGCCGGTTCTGAAGCAGGACATCCCGGTTTCAACCAACCCGGTCGGCGCCCGGATCTACGCCGACGGGCAGTTCGCCGGTGTCACCCCGGCGCGGGTCTCCCTTGAACGGAATCGCAGCCATATCCTGACGCTGGTCAAAGAGAACTATCGTCAGGCAGATGTGGTCATTACGAATCAGTATCAAAAGGAACGGGTCTATCTCAAGGCGATCCAGTCCGGCATCAACTCGGGCCTGTTCTTCAAAAACGCCTCAATGGGGATGGGCAGCGGCATGAACTCCATCTCAAACCAGGAGGAGACCGGCGAGGCGTATATTCTTACTCCACCGGCGGTTTCCGTCAGCCTGATGCCGCTGTCCGGCTCAGCTGCGGCAGCCTCGCTTCAGGCGCCAACTGCCACAGCAGCCTACCCTGAATCAGACCGCAACGCTGCCATGGGGCAGGGTGAGATGACCAAGGAGCTGCTCAAGATGGGAGCCGGTGCGGCCCTTTCGCAAACAGCGCCGATCGGGAAAGAGACCTCCTCAAGCTCGTCACGGAACTATGTCACCTCCGACGGCACCCGCGTACAGGAAAAGACCACCACCTCGGTCGGGGTCAAGG